One window from the genome of Sesamum indicum cultivar Zhongzhi No. 13 linkage group LG15, S_indicum_v1.0, whole genome shotgun sequence encodes:
- the LOC105177146 gene encoding bidirectional sugar transporter SWEET6b, whose product MHGQELTRFVIGIIGNVISGLLFLSPTPTFWRIHKKKTTEAFHPYPYLASVMNCVLWIFYGLPIVHPNSILVVTINSAGLFLELCYLAIFFCYTNKKNRGIIVLFLLAEAALLAGIVVITLVCFHTHVKRSMFVGIVCIVFGIIMYGSPLSIVAKVVRTKSAEFLPFWLCLAGFSNGVVWFAYANLYSFDLYIAIGNGVGGFLGLVQLLVYGFYTFKAWRRGPVQTDVKPGEVQLQNVANRPSV is encoded by the exons ATGCACGGACAAGAGCTCACTCGTTTTGTCATTGGCATTATTG gGAATGTCATCTCGGGACTGCTGTTTCTCTCGCCAAC GCCTACTTTCTGGAGAATACACAAGAAGAAAACCACTGAGGCGTTTCACCCATATCCATACCTGGCCTCCGTGATGAACTGTGTCTTGTGGATCTTCTATGGTTTACCAATAGTTCATCCTAACAGCATTCTTGTGGTTACCATCAATTCCGCTGGGCTCTTTCTGGAGTTGTGTTACCTGGCCATTTTCTTCTGCTATACCAACAAAAAGAACAGG GGGATCATAGTCCTTTTCCTTTTGGCTGAGGCTGCATTGCTTGCTGGTATTGTGGTTATCACTCTCGTCTGCTTTCACACACACGTCAAAAGGTCCATGTTTGTGGGGATTGTCTGTATTGTGTTTGGGATTATTATGTACGGCTCCCCGCTGTCCATTGTT GCGAAAGTTGTAAGGACGAAGAGTGCTGAATTCTTGCCCTTTTGGCTCTGCCTGGCTGGTTTTTCCAATGGCGTCGTCTGGTTCGCTTATGCCAACCTCTACAGTTTTGACCTCTATATTGCT ATTGGAAATGGAGTTGGAGGATTTTTGGGTCTCGTCCAGCTCCTTGTATACGGTTTTTACACCTTCAAGGCGTGGAGAAGAGGTCCGGTGCAAACTGATGTGAAGCCTGGTGAGGTGCAGCTCCAGAACGTGGCAAATAGGCCGTCAGTCTGA
- the LOC105177148 gene encoding methyl-CpG-binding domain-containing protein 9 — protein MEAQKRDESQTIGDVGRKQHLLLGRPISSELTPFLGDILQSWNFLWRFREVLGLSKGFSFEELTAELNGSLFDGLSDTHILMLQVLISEFLMKFENGSKRDVECTAMARRTEMNVPPLNDLTWPELARRYVLAILFMIADSESVEVREDMDMLRCLHGDGGPRCGALTGVVGLEADAWLLAAAINKIYGSLYDDNERLSVDDLDSDKETISWVKVNEAVPAWVRELEPIKQLKTNVGSKIRNCINNSLAKEPPEWARKVLDNSISKEVYKANASGPTKKLALSVVAQFRSMQPNLAITKNRKNLFAISNNVMRQCGFVLREAALAKETKDFCTLIQERFVKHGNCEEGILGSPAIVSSLLNFRMIDMRLAAGVYCLSHEAFAEEVQEFWRNVLIVFENDSQVVDSAKKSCRVFESLYDKEVVALYQKLINDHRPECFDDTVNKDVGSTAVPTREISKGSLGEGFCKVCGIDENNKKVLLCDTCDAEYHTYCLRPPLTKVPKGNWFCSFCGSKDMVQDSHLSPTSSGHEQEKKAKREIMDFIRNEIADLAVAMRDKDYWELSFYEKTSLLKFICDEILGTTLVRDHILKCESPSNLHTNSNSIELQAVRNKEDSTFPRISEDAPSAQTSEGAPAPSDMISVGLGTKTLKSSLRSEFLGIDSGGKLYWIIDSGTSPWILVNKVDGPQINKVTSQDFELLSEIFTLSGKSYSSWASYQSDTEIKILMDSLKDDEQIRRQLRNTFSQRRKVSKDFERQNQEELHPSLLERGKTRAAKLLEHKYGPFVMLEITDFAEKHNKGKSVAQDKMYRCDCLEPILPTNYHCLSCHRTCFSTMEFQLHGNGKCYLKKRESIFSLHGEGTSESVDGHDFSIEKKRITCSTAGAIAPNSLKGSEIEVEAQTRGNPGGLQHVDRVSLSHNVTQKLEIEKLCRAPEPSIRPLIGRAAAVLRQLKINLLDMEAAVPKVAFRSSKGCAERRRVWRMFVKRASNIYEMVQAVIVFEDMFKLEYIAYSWRKYWSFSAAANISTLAALALRVYSLDAAINYDETSSTSNTIKLSRKADKGKRLQNPNPTWRPSKKQKGTQK, from the exons AACATCTACTCCTTGGAAGACCTATTAGCTCTGAGTTAACTCCGTTTTTGGGCGATATTCTTCAG TCATGGAACTTCCTATGGCGTTTCCGTGAAGTTTTGGGCTTGAGTAAAGGTTTCTCATTTGAAGAACTTACTGCAGAACTTAATGGATCATTGTTTGATGGATTATCCGACACTCACATCTTGATGTTGCAAGTCCTCATAAGTGAGTTCctgatgaaatttgaaaatggcaGCAAAAGGGATGTGGAGTGCACGGCTATGGCTAGAAGGACGGAGATGAATGTGCCTCCTCTCAATGATTTAACTTGGCCAGAATTGGCTAGGAGGTATGTTTTGGCTATCTTGTTCATGATTGCTGACTCTGAGTCGGTCGAGGTTCGTGAAGATATGGATATGCTTCGCTGCTTACATGGTGATGGTGGGCCAAGATGTGGTGCATTAACTGGAGTTGTTGGACTGGAAGCAGATGCATGG TTGCTTGCAGCAgccatcaataaaatatatggttCTCTTTACGATGATAACGAGAGGCTGTCAGTGGATGACTTGGATTCTGACAAGGAAACTATATCTTGGGTCAAGGTGAATGAAGCAGTTCCAGCTTGGGTCAGAGAATTGGAGCCTATCAAACAGTTGAAGACAAATGTTGGgtctaaaataagaaattgtattaataattctttggCCAAGGAGCCACCAGAATGGGCAAGAAAGGTCTTGGATAATTCAATCAGTAAGGAAGTTTACAAGGCCAATGCTTCAGGACCTACTAAG AAACTTGCTCTCAGCGTTGTTGCACAATTCCGCAGTATGCAGCCAAACCTTGCCATCacaaaaaacagaaagaatCTTTTTGCTATATCCAACAATGTTATGAGACAATGTGGTTTCGTGTTGCGTGAGGCAGCTCTGGCGAAGGAAACAAAGGACTTTTGCACCTTGATTCAAGAGCGTTTTGTCAAGCATGGTAATTGTGAAGAAGGGATTCTTGGATCTCCAGCTATCGTATCAAgtcttttgaattttaggaTGATCGATATGAGATTGGCTGCTGGTGTTTACTGCCTGTCTCATGAAGCTTTTGCTGAGGAAGTACAAGAG TTCTGGAGAAATGTGCTGATTGTTTTTGAGAATGACTCACAAGTGGTTGATTCAGCCAAGAAATCGTGCCGTGTATTTGAGTCCTTATATGACAAAGAG GTTGTTGCTTTATATCAAAAGTTGATTAATGACCACCGGCCAGAGTGCTTCGATGACACGGTGAATAAGGATGTAGGAAGCACTGCAGTTCCAACCCGTGAAATTTCAAAAGGGTCTCTGGGTGAAGGATTCTGCAAAGTCTGTGGCATAGATGAGAACAACAAGAAAGTCCTTTTGTGTGATACTTGTGACGCAGAGTATCACACATACTGTTTGAGGCCGCCTTTGACTAAGGTTCCAAAAGGAAATTGGTTTTGCTCCTTTTGTGGGTCAAAGGATATGGTTCAAGATTCTCATCTCAGTCCAACTTCCTCTGGCCATGAGCAAGAAAAGAAGGCTAAGAGAGAAATTATGGACTTCATTCGCAATGAAATTGCTGATTTGGCGGTTGCAATGAGGGACAAAGACTATTGGGAGTTGAGCTTTTACGAG AAAACCTCTCTTCTTAAGTTCATTTGTGATGAAATATTGGGAACAACTCTTGTGAGAGATCACATTCTGAAATGTGAATCTCCCTCAAATCTGCACACAAATTCTAATTCTATAGAACTGCAAGCCGTGAGGAATAAAGAAGATAGCACATTTCCAAGGATATCTGAAGATGCTCCTTCAGCTCAAACAAGTGAGGGTGCACCAGCACCGAGCGACATGATTTCTGTTGGATTGGGCACCAAGACACTGAAATCTTCATTGAGAAGCGAGTTTTTGGGCATTGATTCTGGGGGAAAGCTATATTGGATAATTGATTCAGGTACAAGTCCTTGGATACTTGTGAACAAAGTTGATGGaccacaaataaataaagtgaCCTCCCAGGACTTTGAATTATTGTCCGAGATCTTCACATTGAGTGGAAAATCATACTCGTCGTGGGCTTCCTATCAATCTGatactgaaattaaaatattgatggattCTCTTAAAGATGACGAGCAAATTAGAAGACAGTTGAGGAACACATTTTCTCAACGACGCAAAGTTTCCAAGGACTTCGAAAGGCAAAACCAGGAGGAGCTTCATCCATCTCTCCTGGAGCGAGGCAAAACTAGAGCGGCAAAATTGTTGGAGCACAAATATGGTCCCTTTGTCATGCTGGAGATAACTGACTTTGCAGAGAAGCACAACAAGGGGAAATCAGTTGCTCAAGACAAGATGTATAGATGTGACTGCTTAGAGCCTATTTTGCCAACAAATTATCATTGTCTTTCTTGCCATAGAACATGCTTCTCCACCATGGAGTTTCAGTTACATGGTAATGGTAAATGTTATTTGAAGAAGAGGGAAAGCATTTTCAGTTTACATGGGGAGGGAACATCAGAATCTGTGGATGGACATGACTTCTCCATAG aaaaaaagagaataacaTGCTCTACAGCTGGTGCCATTGCGCCAAACTCTTTGAAAGGGAGTGAAATTGAAGTGGAAGCACAAACACGTGGTAACCCTGGAGGCCTGCAGCATGTTGACAGAGTATCTCTGTCACATAATGTTACTCAGAAGTTGGAGATTGAAAAGTTGTGCAGAGCACCAGAACCTTCAATAAGGCCACTAATAGGCAGAGCTGCTGCTGTTTTAAGACAGCTTAAAATTAATCTATTGGATATGGAAGCTGCAGTTCCTAAAGTTGCTTTCAGATCGTCAAAAGGATGTGCTGAAAGGAGAAGGGTCTGGCGCATGTTCGTAAAACGTGCGAGCAACATATACGAG ATGGTTCAGGCGGTGATTGTGTTTGAAGACATGTTTAAGCTGGAGTATATAGCTTACTCATGGAGGAAATATTGGTCATTCTCAGCAGCTGCCAATATATCCACCTTAGCTGCCCTGGCTCTCCGAGTATACTCCCTTGATGCTGCCATCAATTACGATGAAACTTCTTCTACATCCAACACAATCAAGCTCTCGAGAAAAGCAGATAAAGGAAAGAGGCTACAAAATCCAAATCCGACCTGGAGACCGTCCAAGAAACAGAAGGGAACGCAGAAATAA
- the LOC105177144 gene encoding peptidyl-prolyl cis-trans isomerase CYP38, chloroplastic isoform X1 encodes MAVTVSCHLYSFSQLTAPHKLISYKLPSKCIKLSSVRNASSEQFKPLCSSEKSTSFEPRDEQQRDRFSSIKKSAISIALAVGLVTGFPDLVCLGQANAAPIAPALPDVSVLISGPPIKDPGALLRYALPIDNKAIREVQKPLEDITESLKVAGVKALDSVERNVRQATRALKQGRTLIVGGLAKSKVDDGIELLNKLEAGLDELQKIVEDRNRDAVAPKQKELLNYVGGVEEDMVDGFPYEVPEEYKNMPLLKGRATVDMKVKVKDNPNVNECVFRIVLDGYNAPVTAGNFVDLVQRHFYDGMEIQRADGFVVQTGDPEGPAEGFIDPSTEKTRTIPLEIMVNGEKAPFYGETLEELGLYKAQTKLPFNAFGTMAMAREEFENNSASSQVFWLLKESELTPSNANILDGRYAVFGYVTENEDFLADLKVGDVIESMQVVAGLDHLVNPSYKIAG; translated from the exons ATGGCAGTCACTGTTTCATGCCACCTATACTCGTTTTCACAATTAACAGCGCCCCACAAACTTATTAGCTATAAGCTTCCATCTAAATGCATCAAACTTTCATCTGTCCGTAATGCTTCCTCTGAGCAGTTTAAACCCCTTTGTTCCTCGGAGAAATCAACTTCATTTGAGCCCAGAGATGAACAG CAGAGAGATAGGTTCTCTTCAATAAAGAAAAGCGCGATTTCAATTGCGTTGGCAGTGGGATTGGTGACCGGATTTCCGGATTTGGTATGTTTAGGACAGGCGAATGCAGCACCTATTGCTCCAGCATTGCCAGATGTTTCAGTTTTGATTTCAGGGCCGCCAATTAAGGACCCCGGGGCTTTGTTGAGATATGCATTGCCTATTGACAATAAGGCTATAAGAGAAGTTCAGAAGCCGCTTGAGGATATTACTGAAAGTCTAAAGGTTGCTGGGGTCAAAGCCCTTGATTCAGTTGAAAGA AATGTTAGACAGGCGACGAGGGCTCTCAAGCAAGGCAGAACCTTGATCGTTGGAGGTCTGGCAAAGTCAAAGGTTGATGACGGGATTGAATTGCTTAACAAACTGGAAGCAGGATTGGATGAGCTTCAAAAGATTGTTGAGGACAGAAACCGTGATGCAGTTGCCCCTAAACAGAAAGAGCTGCTCAATTATGTTGGAGG TGTTGAAGAGGATATGGTGGACGGCTTTCCATATGAAGTGCCTGaagaatacaaaaatatgCCATTACTAAAGGGAAGAGCAACTGTGGATATGAAGGTCAAGGTCAAGGACAATCCTAACGTGAATGAATGTGTATTCCGTATTGTTCTGGATGGTTATAATGCCCCTGTAACGGCTGGAAATTTCGTTGATTTGGTGCAAAGGCATTTCTATGACGGCATGGAGATCCAGAGAG CGGATGGATTTGTAGTCCAAACAGGAGATCCTGAAGGTCCAGCTGAGGGCTTCATTGACCCCAGTACAGAAAAAACCCGTACAATTCCTCTGGAGATTATGGTGAATGGAGAAAAGGCACCCTTCTATGGAGAAACTCTAGAA GAACTTGGTCTATACAAGGCTCAAACAAAGCTTCCGTTTAATGCATTTGGGACCATGGCTATGGCTCGAGAG GAATTTGAGAACAATTCTGCCTCAAGCCAGGTATTTTGGCTGTTGAAAGAAAGTGAACTAACTCCTAGCAATGCCAACATATTGGATGGTCGGTATGCCGTATTTGGTTATGTGACAGAAAATGAAGATTTTCTGGCAGACCTCAAAGTTGGAGATGTTATAGAGTCAATGCAAGTTGTAGCAGGCTTGGATCATCTTGTCAACCCAAGCTACAAGATTGCTGGTTAG
- the LOC105177147 gene encoding LOW QUALITY PROTEIN: homeobox-leucine zipper protein HAT5 (The sequence of the model RefSeq protein was modified relative to this genomic sequence to represent the inferred CDS: inserted 2 bases in 1 codon) yields MESGRIYFDPTSCHGNMLFLGNGDSGFRGARSVMSMEEPSKKRPFFSTPEELYDEEYFDEQLPEKKRRLTPEQVHLLEMSFEAENKLEPERSXDRWKTKQLERDYDQLKSSYDSLLSNYDSILKENDKLKAELLSLTEKLQPKEPAGDCQKSDPLPADVPPCLELTVKAEDRLSTGSDNSVVVDDDGRQLLDSVDSYFPNNGYTGCVAIHSEEDAGSDDGGSYFSDVFAAAAEEQQEQMGWCIWS; encoded by the exons ATGGAATCCGGGCGTATTTACTTTGATCCGACGTCTTGCCACGGGAACATGTTGTTTCTTGGGAACGGCGACTCCGGTTTTCGAG GAGCAAGATCGGTGATGAGCATGGAGGAACCCTCCAAGAAGCGACCTTTTTTCAGCACGCCGGAAGAACTGTACGATGAAGAATATTTCGACGAGCAGTTGCCGGAGAAGAAACGCCGTCTCACTCCCGAGCAG gtGCACTTGCTGGAGATGAGCTTTGAGGCGGAGAACAAGCTAGAGCCAGAGCGGAG GGACCGCTGGAAGACGAAGCAGCTGGAGAGAGACTACGATCAGCTCAAGTCCTCCTACGACTCCCTCCTCTCCAACTACGACTCCATTCTCAAGGAAAACGACAAGCTTAAAGCTGAg CTTCTTTCCTTGACTGAGAAGTTGCAACCCAAAGAACCCGCTGGAGATTGTCAGAAATCTGATCCACTCCCGGCGGACGTGCCGCCATGCCTTGAACTGACCGTGAAGGCGGAGGACCGCCTGAGCACCGGCAGCGACAACAGCGTAGTTGTGGATGATGATGGGCGTCAGCTTCTTGACAGTGTGGACTCATACTTCCCAAACAATGGCTATACTGGCTGCGTGGCCATCCACTCGGAGGAGGATGCCGGCAGTGATGACGGGGGAAGCTACTTTTCTGATGTGTTCgcggcggcggcggaggaGCAGCAAGAGCAGATGGGCTGGTGCATCTGGTCTTAA
- the LOC105177144 gene encoding peptidyl-prolyl cis-trans isomerase CYP38, chloroplastic isoform X2, whose product MAVTVSCHLYSFSQLTAPHKLISYKLPSKCIKLSSVRNASSEQFKPLCSSEKSTSFEPRDEQRDRFSSIKKSAISIALAVGLVTGFPDLVCLGQANAAPIAPALPDVSVLISGPPIKDPGALLRYALPIDNKAIREVQKPLEDITESLKVAGVKALDSVERNVRQATRALKQGRTLIVGGLAKSKVDDGIELLNKLEAGLDELQKIVEDRNRDAVAPKQKELLNYVGGVEEDMVDGFPYEVPEEYKNMPLLKGRATVDMKVKVKDNPNVNECVFRIVLDGYNAPVTAGNFVDLVQRHFYDGMEIQRADGFVVQTGDPEGPAEGFIDPSTEKTRTIPLEIMVNGEKAPFYGETLEELGLYKAQTKLPFNAFGTMAMAREEFENNSASSQVFWLLKESELTPSNANILDGRYAVFGYVTENEDFLADLKVGDVIESMQVVAGLDHLVNPSYKIAG is encoded by the exons ATGGCAGTCACTGTTTCATGCCACCTATACTCGTTTTCACAATTAACAGCGCCCCACAAACTTATTAGCTATAAGCTTCCATCTAAATGCATCAAACTTTCATCTGTCCGTAATGCTTCCTCTGAGCAGTTTAAACCCCTTTGTTCCTCGGAGAAATCAACTTCATTTGAGCCCAGAGATGAACAG AGAGATAGGTTCTCTTCAATAAAGAAAAGCGCGATTTCAATTGCGTTGGCAGTGGGATTGGTGACCGGATTTCCGGATTTGGTATGTTTAGGACAGGCGAATGCAGCACCTATTGCTCCAGCATTGCCAGATGTTTCAGTTTTGATTTCAGGGCCGCCAATTAAGGACCCCGGGGCTTTGTTGAGATATGCATTGCCTATTGACAATAAGGCTATAAGAGAAGTTCAGAAGCCGCTTGAGGATATTACTGAAAGTCTAAAGGTTGCTGGGGTCAAAGCCCTTGATTCAGTTGAAAGA AATGTTAGACAGGCGACGAGGGCTCTCAAGCAAGGCAGAACCTTGATCGTTGGAGGTCTGGCAAAGTCAAAGGTTGATGACGGGATTGAATTGCTTAACAAACTGGAAGCAGGATTGGATGAGCTTCAAAAGATTGTTGAGGACAGAAACCGTGATGCAGTTGCCCCTAAACAGAAAGAGCTGCTCAATTATGTTGGAGG TGTTGAAGAGGATATGGTGGACGGCTTTCCATATGAAGTGCCTGaagaatacaaaaatatgCCATTACTAAAGGGAAGAGCAACTGTGGATATGAAGGTCAAGGTCAAGGACAATCCTAACGTGAATGAATGTGTATTCCGTATTGTTCTGGATGGTTATAATGCCCCTGTAACGGCTGGAAATTTCGTTGATTTGGTGCAAAGGCATTTCTATGACGGCATGGAGATCCAGAGAG CGGATGGATTTGTAGTCCAAACAGGAGATCCTGAAGGTCCAGCTGAGGGCTTCATTGACCCCAGTACAGAAAAAACCCGTACAATTCCTCTGGAGATTATGGTGAATGGAGAAAAGGCACCCTTCTATGGAGAAACTCTAGAA GAACTTGGTCTATACAAGGCTCAAACAAAGCTTCCGTTTAATGCATTTGGGACCATGGCTATGGCTCGAGAG GAATTTGAGAACAATTCTGCCTCAAGCCAGGTATTTTGGCTGTTGAAAGAAAGTGAACTAACTCCTAGCAATGCCAACATATTGGATGGTCGGTATGCCGTATTTGGTTATGTGACAGAAAATGAAGATTTTCTGGCAGACCTCAAAGTTGGAGATGTTATAGAGTCAATGCAAGTTGTAGCAGGCTTGGATCATCTTGTCAACCCAAGCTACAAGATTGCTGGTTAG